A stretch of the Archangium violaceum genome encodes the following:
- a CDS encoding discoidin domain-containing protein: protein MLAVLGLVLINPYRASAQLQPRKETVTLLGQKAKVWASSTLKAKDPRRYSVLNAFDGKLATAWVEGAAGMGYGESITIEFPRPVTLSGFWLVPGYTKSLEVFLQNLAPDRMVLSVDGREVGQYTLRYVVDMDEQAPDPTCLLVKDETSLSPRLVVFPQPVSGQNIQLTFRGNAPRSRWTRYDDLAVSEWGLLSEESTHKSARPPAQVATAAALLLGYSRSEKLPRNLFDESTEVQDVLAPSPLISADWMQQGIRQELLRKGADETKPPLENFETIARGALIGAPVTVVSRPDDELQLVGSQLFSFGDGEWIEYYPSITLEGKKSIRWVGAFMSGDGAPGCHDLLPGKLSLMR, encoded by the coding sequence ATGCTGGCCGTGCTGGGCCTGGTGCTCATAAACCCCTACAGAGCCTCCGCCCAGCTCCAACCCCGAAAGGAGACGGTCACACTCCTGGGCCAGAAAGCGAAGGTCTGGGCCTCTTCCACCCTGAAGGCCAAGGATCCACGACGCTACTCGGTGCTCAACGCCTTCGATGGCAAGCTGGCAACGGCCTGGGTGGAGGGGGCGGCAGGCATGGGTTACGGCGAATCCATCACGATCGAGTTCCCCCGTCCCGTCACTCTGTCCGGCTTCTGGTTGGTGCCGGGTTACACGAAGTCCCTGGAGGTTTTCCTACAGAACCTCGCACCCGACCGCATGGTGCTGAGCGTGGATGGTCGCGAGGTGGGCCAATACACGCTGCGCTATGTCGTGGACATGGATGAGCAGGCACCGGACCCCACCTGTCTACTCGTCAAGGACGAAACCAGCCTCTCGCCACGCCTGGTCGTCTTCCCGCAGCCTGTTTCCGGCCAGAACATCCAACTCACCTTTCGGGGAAATGCGCCGCGTTCCAGGTGGACCAGGTACGACGATCTCGCCGTCTCCGAGTGGGGGCTCCTGTCCGAGGAGTCCACCCACAAATCCGCCCGGCCTCCGGCCCAGGTGGCCACCGCCGCGGCCCTGCTGCTCGGCTATTCACGTTCGGAAAAGCTCCCCCGTAACCTCTTCGATGAAAGCACAGAGGTGCAGGACGTCCTTGCCCCCTCGCCGCTCATCAGCGCTGACTGGATGCAGCAGGGCATTCGTCAGGAGCTCCTGCGCAAAGGTGCTGACGAGACGAAGCCGCCCCTGGAGAACTTCGAAACCATTGCTCGGGGAGCCCTCATCGGGGCCCCTGTCACAGTCGTTTCCCGCCCGGATGACGAACTCCAACTCGTGGGTTCCCAGTTGTTCTCCTTCGGCGACGGTGAGTGGATTGAGTACTACCCATCCATCACACTCGAGGGGAAGAAGAGCATCCGTTGGGTAGGAGCCTTCATGAGCGGCGACGGAGCCCCCGGCTGCCACGACCTGCTCCCGGGCAAGCTCTCGCTGATGCGCTGA
- a CDS encoding DUF819 family protein, translated as MTVIQVLFCVLFPAVAIWASERFRVARFLGPVTICYVAGVLAANLPGVRLSSDTSMRVSEAAVPLAIPLLLFSTDVREWPRLARSLLISFVLACIASVFSAGLVGWFFRERTDEWWKIAGMLVGVYVGGTANMAAVGQMLEVRSETFLLLNAADLVAGGTYLIFLLTFAQRLLLRFMRPFTAAPHHEPFEHPGERLGAWTRHHLKGMGLGFALAALIVAVVAGVTMAVLGKVAAGPALLGITTLGLVASLSRRIRALVGPFELGEYILLVFCVAMGSLADARLLIGGSVMLAFFVALVMGLAILLHVALSVLLRIDADSTLICSTATIYGPAQVGPVAAALKNRSLVGPGLTLGLAGIALGNYLGLATAWGLRWLAGG; from the coding sequence ATGACGGTCATCCAGGTGCTGTTCTGCGTGCTCTTCCCGGCGGTGGCCATCTGGGCCTCGGAGCGATTCCGCGTGGCGCGGTTCCTCGGGCCCGTGACGATCTGCTACGTCGCGGGCGTGCTCGCCGCGAACCTGCCGGGAGTGCGGTTGTCCTCGGACACCTCCATGCGCGTGAGCGAGGCCGCGGTGCCCCTGGCCATCCCCCTGCTGCTGTTCTCCACGGATGTGCGGGAGTGGCCGCGGCTGGCGCGCTCGCTGCTCATCTCCTTCGTGCTGGCGTGTATCGCGTCGGTCTTCTCCGCCGGTCTCGTGGGCTGGTTCTTCCGCGAGAGGACCGACGAGTGGTGGAAGATCGCCGGCATGTTGGTGGGGGTGTACGTGGGCGGCACGGCCAACATGGCCGCTGTCGGGCAGATGCTGGAGGTCCGGAGCGAGACCTTCCTCCTGCTCAACGCGGCGGACCTGGTCGCGGGTGGCACCTACCTCATCTTCCTGCTCACCTTCGCGCAGCGGTTGCTCCTGCGCTTCATGCGGCCCTTCACCGCCGCGCCCCATCACGAGCCCTTCGAGCACCCGGGGGAGCGGCTCGGCGCCTGGACGCGGCACCACCTGAAGGGAATGGGGCTCGGCTTCGCGCTGGCGGCGCTCATCGTGGCGGTGGTGGCCGGCGTGACGATGGCCGTGCTGGGCAAGGTGGCGGCAGGTCCGGCGCTGCTCGGCATCACCACCCTGGGCCTCGTGGCCTCGTTGTCGAGGCGGATCCGCGCGCTGGTGGGGCCCTTCGAGTTGGGGGAGTACATCCTGCTCGTCTTCTGCGTGGCCATGGGCTCGCTGGCCGATGCGAGGCTGCTGATTGGGGGCAGCGTGATGCTGGCCTTCTTCGTGGCGCTGGTGATGGGGCTCGCCATCCTCCTCCACGTCGCGCTCTCGGTGCTCCTGCGCATCGACGCGGACAGTACGCTCATCTGCTCGACCGCGACCATCTACGGGCCCGCGCAGGTTGGCCCGGTGGCGGCGGCGTTGAAGAACCGCAGCCTCGTGGGGCCGGGCCTCACGCTCGGGCTCGCGGGCATCGCCCTGGGCAACTACCTCGGGCTCGCCACGGCCTGGGGGCTGCGCTGGCTCGCGGGGGGCTGA
- a CDS encoding potassium channel family protein encodes MVNPRRRLAMNVLYLGALLRRFRTTVLMAVLLFGCMPLLYHWRHVQPDGHPVSLGKALRHVYFLLYGEPSLDVDDGLLMLLDMVIPPVGIAVLVDGVVRFAYLFFARHRQDKEWFEVIAETLKGHVVVCGAGRVGYRVVTQLRMLGKDVVVVEKREEAAFVSVLRDEQVPLLIDDIRSPQCLPRTNVKKAAAIVCATDDDLANLNIALDARRMNPDIRVVIRLFDDDLVAKVRDTFKAEALSSSSLAAPAMALAALDPRIVHSFRIGTHLMVVSVFEAREGLPGMTISEVRDRFGGLTLSMRRMGSRDEWLHPSGETRIQVGDALTLQAEYKDYRQLRAYTMEPDAPVYSQRIDIAS; translated from the coding sequence ATGGTGAATCCCCGCCGCCGCCTGGCGATGAACGTGCTCTACCTCGGTGCGCTGCTGCGCCGCTTCCGCACGACGGTCCTCATGGCGGTGCTGCTCTTCGGTTGCATGCCGCTGCTGTACCACTGGCGCCATGTCCAGCCGGACGGGCACCCGGTGAGCCTGGGCAAGGCGCTGCGTCACGTCTACTTCCTGCTCTACGGGGAGCCGTCGCTCGACGTGGATGACGGCCTGTTGATGTTGCTCGACATGGTCATCCCTCCGGTGGGCATCGCGGTGCTGGTCGACGGCGTCGTGCGGTTCGCCTACCTCTTCTTCGCCAGACACAGGCAGGACAAGGAGTGGTTCGAGGTGATCGCCGAGACGTTGAAGGGCCACGTGGTGGTGTGCGGCGCGGGGCGGGTGGGGTACCGGGTGGTGACGCAGCTGCGCATGCTCGGCAAGGACGTGGTGGTGGTGGAGAAGCGCGAGGAGGCGGCCTTCGTCTCGGTGCTGCGCGACGAGCAGGTGCCGTTGCTCATCGACGACATCCGCAGCCCGCAGTGTCTGCCGCGCACCAACGTGAAGAAGGCGGCGGCCATCGTCTGCGCCACGGACGATGACCTGGCCAACCTGAACATCGCGCTGGACGCGCGCAGGATGAACCCGGACATCCGCGTGGTCATCCGGCTCTTCGACGACGACCTGGTGGCCAAGGTGCGCGACACCTTCAAGGCCGAGGCGCTGAGCAGCTCGTCGCTGGCGGCGCCCGCCATGGCGCTGGCCGCGTTGGATCCGCGCATCGTCCACTCGTTCCGCATCGGCACGCACCTGATGGTGGTGTCCGTCTTCGAGGCACGCGAGGGGCTGCCGGGGATGACCATCTCCGAGGTGAGGGATCGCTTCGGAGGGCTGACGCTGTCCATGCGCCGGATGGGGAGCCGCGACGAGTGGCTGCACCCCTCCGGAGAGACGCGCATCCAGGTGGGGGACGCGTTGACCCTCCAGGCCGAGTACAAGGACTACCGGCAGCTCCGGGCCTACACGATGGAGCCGGATGCGCCCGTCTACTCCCAGCGCATCGACATCGCGTCATGA
- a CDS encoding alpha/beta fold hydrolase, translating to MTPPPGVFDLPLPDLPLEAGARVTSHVARGWWWGPEQDLPWLRARAHIIPEETVRENALRVVRRTKEQLRALAETPRPNGPASPDASVPTVLLVHALTGDMRAGGPGGWWEPVIGPGKVFDPEKVRLLCFNNLGSCYGSSGPADEGFPLRVDDSRFVPPAPLPKGDLRLNEHQLPATLTPWDQARAILQALDALGIERVSLLAGGSLGGMIVLCLAVLDPERFERIAPIAAAAEASTWVVGWNHVARQALLLDPEFPEAPARGLELARQLAMLTYRAEPGLDAVHGKNPSWSSRALYPIQSYLEYQGQKLRARFDARSYLALLGAMDHHDLSRAPEGEPDGEWGVSRIRASTLAVGIDNDQLFYPEHMKKLVERLRGQGRHAEYAEISSIHGHDGFLIEWGRLDALLRRALALPPGGGGGSRAPSVEPLTEVNLLLLGRGTVGGNLLEQLRSQQSVLAREHGARLRVTGIVDTRHLLFDTRGVPLNQWRERLDQTQRSGSGPGDLLEVLDRMRRLPTPVLVDCTAADGMGFLYAEAFKRGIHVVTANKKPLALPWESREQLFSTARANQRAWHYETTVGASLPVIRTLADLVRTGDKVRLIEGCLSGTLGFLCDQLTQGLPLSRAVRLARERGYTEPHPRDDLLGLDVARKALILARELGLVVSQEDVEVEPFVPKQLLAEDDVERFLASLEAWDKTFAARIEGLRAERRVLRYLARVEPPAKEGQHPVLKVGPIAVPQDHPAARLRGSESFVAFTTERHTEWPLLVQGAGAGGAVTAAGVLADVLEVARASTGRALARGA from the coding sequence ATGACCCCACCGCCAGGCGTCTTCGATCTCCCGCTTCCCGACCTGCCACTCGAAGCAGGAGCCCGGGTCACATCCCACGTCGCGAGAGGCTGGTGGTGGGGACCCGAGCAGGATCTGCCGTGGCTGCGCGCGCGGGCGCACATCATTCCCGAGGAGACGGTGCGCGAGAACGCCTTGCGAGTCGTGCGCCGGACGAAGGAGCAACTGCGCGCACTCGCGGAGACGCCCCGCCCGAACGGACCGGCGAGTCCGGACGCCTCGGTGCCCACGGTGCTGCTGGTCCACGCGCTCACCGGAGACATGCGCGCGGGAGGCCCGGGCGGCTGGTGGGAGCCGGTCATCGGCCCGGGCAAGGTGTTCGACCCGGAGAAGGTGCGACTTCTGTGCTTCAACAACCTGGGCTCCTGTTACGGGAGCTCGGGCCCGGCGGACGAGGGCTTCCCGCTGCGGGTGGACGACAGCCGGTTCGTGCCCCCCGCGCCCCTGCCCAAGGGGGACCTGCGGCTCAACGAGCACCAACTGCCGGCCACCCTCACGCCGTGGGATCAGGCGCGAGCCATCCTGCAGGCGCTGGACGCCCTGGGCATCGAGCGGGTGTCACTCCTCGCGGGCGGCTCGCTGGGAGGGATGATCGTCCTGTGCCTGGCGGTGCTGGATCCCGAGCGCTTCGAGCGCATCGCCCCCATCGCCGCCGCCGCGGAGGCGAGCACGTGGGTGGTGGGATGGAACCACGTGGCGAGGCAGGCGCTGCTGCTGGATCCGGAGTTCCCGGAGGCGCCCGCGCGGGGCCTGGAGCTGGCGCGGCAGCTCGCCATGCTCACCTACCGGGCGGAGCCGGGCCTGGACGCGGTCCACGGGAAGAACCCGAGCTGGTCCTCGCGCGCGCTCTACCCCATCCAGAGCTACCTCGAGTACCAGGGTCAGAAGCTGCGGGCGCGCTTCGACGCGCGGTCGTACCTCGCGCTGCTGGGAGCCATGGACCACCACGATCTCTCGCGCGCGCCCGAGGGTGAGCCGGACGGGGAGTGGGGCGTCTCGCGCATCCGGGCGAGCACCCTGGCCGTGGGCATCGACAACGACCAGCTCTTCTACCCCGAGCACATGAAGAAGCTCGTGGAGCGGCTGCGCGGCCAGGGACGGCACGCGGAGTACGCGGAGATCTCCAGCATCCACGGGCATGACGGCTTCCTCATCGAGTGGGGACGGCTGGACGCGCTGCTGCGACGCGCGCTCGCCCTGCCCCCGGGAGGCGGAGGGGGCTCACGCGCGCCGTCGGTGGAGCCCCTCACGGAGGTGAACCTGCTCCTGCTGGGGCGGGGCACCGTCGGCGGCAACCTGCTGGAGCAGCTCCGCTCCCAGCAGTCCGTGCTGGCGCGCGAGCACGGGGCACGGCTCCGCGTGACGGGCATCGTCGACACCCGGCACCTGCTCTTCGACACGCGAGGCGTGCCGCTGAACCAGTGGCGCGAGCGGCTGGACCAGACGCAGCGGAGCGGCTCGGGGCCCGGAGACCTGCTGGAGGTGCTCGATCGGATGCGCCGGCTGCCCACGCCGGTGCTCGTGGACTGCACCGCGGCGGATGGAATGGGCTTCCTGTACGCGGAGGCCTTCAAGCGGGGCATCCACGTCGTCACGGCGAACAAGAAGCCGCTGGCGCTGCCCTGGGAGTCGAGGGAGCAGCTCTTCAGCACGGCCCGGGCGAACCAGCGGGCCTGGCACTACGAGACCACCGTCGGCGCGAGCCTCCCCGTCATCCGCACGCTCGCGGACCTGGTACGCACGGGAGACAAGGTGCGCCTCATCGAGGGCTGCCTGTCCGGGACGCTGGGCTTCCTGTGTGACCAGCTCACGCAGGGCCTGCCCCTGTCGAGGGCCGTCCGCCTCGCGCGCGAGCGCGGCTACACCGAGCCCCACCCGCGCGATGACCTGCTGGGGCTGGATGTCGCGCGCAAGGCGCTCATCCTCGCGCGGGAGCTGGGGCTCGTGGTGTCGCAGGAGGACGTCGAGGTGGAGCCCTTCGTCCCGAAGCAGCTGCTCGCGGAGGACGACGTGGAGCGCTTCCTGGCCTCGCTGGAGGCGTGGGACAAGACGTTCGCCGCACGCATCGAGGGTCTGCGCGCCGAGCGCCGCGTGCTGCGCTACCTGGCGCGTGTCGAGCCCCCCGCGAAGGAGGGACAACATCCGGTGCTGAAGGTCGGCCCCATCGCCGTGCCCCAGGACCACCCGGCGGCGAGGCTCCGAGGCTCGGAGTCCTTCGTGGCCTTCACCACCGAGCGGCACACGGAGTGGCCCCTGCTCGTGCAGGGCGCGGGCGCGGGAGGCGCCGTCACCGCGGCGGGCGTGCTCGCCGATGTCCTGGAGGTGGCTCGCGCGTCCACGGGCAGGGCCCTGGCACGCGGCGCCTGA
- a CDS encoding O-acetylhomoserine aminocarboxypropyltransferase/cysteine synthase family protein: MSNPPSQSKNFETLALHAGYEPEPTTGSRAVPIYQTTSYRFRNAQHAADLFALKEPGNIYTRIMNPTTDVFEKRIAALEGGVGALAVASGQAAETLALLNILKAGDEFVTGTSLYGGTYNLFKVTLPRLGIQARFVDANDPDSVRAAIGPKTKALYIEAIGNPRLDVPDFEKLGEIAREAGIPLIVDNTALSPALFNPLRHGANIVVHSATKYIGGHGTSIGGVIVDGGTFPWNNGRFPEFTEPNPGYHGLILHEALGPAAYIGKARLEGLRDLGPSLSPFNAHAFILGLETLKLRVQRHSENALAVAKWLKKHPKVEWVRYPGLEEDPSYANTKKYLRNGAGGLVTFGVRGGVDSGRRLIDGVKLWSLLANIGDTRSLIIHPASTTHQQLTSEERLSTGVTDGLVRLSVGIEHIDDIIADLDQALSAA, from the coding sequence ATGAGCAACCCCCCGTCGCAGTCGAAGAACTTCGAGACGCTGGCCCTGCACGCCGGCTACGAGCCCGAGCCCACCACCGGCTCGCGCGCCGTGCCCATCTACCAGACGACGAGCTACCGCTTCCGCAACGCGCAGCACGCGGCGGACCTGTTCGCGCTCAAGGAGCCGGGCAACATCTACACGCGCATCATGAACCCCACGACGGACGTCTTCGAGAAGCGCATCGCGGCGCTCGAGGGCGGAGTGGGGGCGCTGGCGGTGGCGTCGGGGCAGGCGGCGGAGACGCTCGCGCTGCTCAACATCCTCAAGGCGGGAGACGAGTTCGTCACGGGCACGAGCCTCTACGGAGGGACGTACAACCTCTTCAAGGTGACGCTGCCGCGGCTGGGCATCCAGGCGCGCTTCGTGGACGCGAACGACCCGGACTCGGTGCGCGCGGCCATCGGGCCGAAGACGAAGGCGCTCTACATCGAGGCCATCGGCAACCCGCGCCTGGACGTGCCGGACTTCGAGAAGCTGGGGGAGATCGCCCGCGAGGCGGGCATCCCGCTCATCGTGGACAACACGGCGCTGTCGCCCGCGCTCTTCAACCCGCTGCGCCACGGGGCGAACATCGTGGTGCACAGCGCGACGAAGTACATCGGCGGCCACGGCACGTCGATTGGCGGCGTCATCGTGGACGGTGGCACCTTCCCCTGGAACAACGGCCGCTTCCCCGAGTTCACCGAGCCCAACCCGGGCTACCACGGGCTCATCCTCCACGAGGCGCTCGGCCCGGCGGCGTACATCGGCAAGGCGCGGCTGGAGGGCCTGCGTGACCTGGGCCCGTCGCTGAGCCCGTTCAACGCGCACGCCTTCATCCTGGGACTGGAGACGCTGAAGCTGCGCGTGCAGCGGCACTCGGAGAACGCGCTGGCGGTGGCGAAGTGGCTGAAGAAGCACCCGAAGGTGGAGTGGGTGCGCTACCCGGGCCTGGAGGAGGATCCGTCCTACGCGAACACGAAGAAGTACCTGCGCAACGGAGCGGGCGGCCTGGTGACGTTCGGGGTGCGCGGTGGCGTGGACTCGGGACGGCGGCTCATCGACGGCGTGAAGCTGTGGAGCCTGCTGGCGAACATCGGGGACACGCGCTCGCTCATCATCCACCCGGCGAGCACGACGCACCAGCAGCTGACGAGCGAGGAGCGCCTGAGCACGGGCGTGACGGACGGTCTGGTGCGGCTGTCGGTGGGCATCGAGCACATCGACGACATCATCGCGGACCTGGACCAGGCGCTCTCGGCGGCCTGA
- a CDS encoding exopolysaccharide biosynthesis polyprenyl glycosylphosphotransferase: MSPPASPVPPPGTTTASGRFLAVKPLWLVPPRVVLQRRASRTLLMHALRATSRVLLLFAMDVAAFLMARAALGVVQTSHKLEPLDAATRWAVPPLGSAGGWQMGAAVVVGLLIAGAYHSGDDWRSPRRIFSGVLLAVGLVLWRDLWLRGIAPVVVHYFTAVVGLGASVMLTRFLLDRIIARLIRMPAFHSPAERVMLVGDPDDPSCQRVRERLEHFGVLEVVGWVSPHVPVLPLETPQGRSEAVLGSVDDLWNVLQHNAVDTVVMCSLVDDEQLKLLLEAVVSAGVRLLAVSRYDRLGWVRPSPISYRSLSFMELTVPSLRAQQLWVKRGMDLLCAGLGLLLISPLLTLIAIAIKLDSRGPVFFAQERVGQGGRTFRMLKFRTMRVGADAEKAKLAHLNTSGDARLFKIPNDPRVTRVGALLRKWSLDELPQLFNVMRGEMSLVGPRPFFESDLANYHEHHFGRLGALPGITGLWQVSGRSSITDFEEVVRLDCEYIHRWSLWLDLEILLKTLPAVLRRTGAY; the protein is encoded by the coding sequence GTGAGCCCCCCTGCTTCGCCCGTCCCTCCTCCGGGGACCACCACCGCATCGGGCCGCTTCCTCGCGGTCAAACCCCTCTGGCTGGTGCCTCCTCGGGTCGTCTTGCAGCGCCGTGCCTCGCGTACGTTGCTGATGCATGCGCTGAGGGCCACTTCGCGTGTGTTGTTGTTGTTCGCCATGGACGTCGCGGCCTTCCTCATGGCCCGCGCGGCCCTGGGTGTCGTGCAGACCAGCCACAAGCTGGAGCCCCTCGACGCGGCCACCCGGTGGGCCGTGCCGCCGCTCGGCTCGGCCGGTGGATGGCAGATGGGCGCCGCCGTCGTGGTGGGCCTGCTCATCGCGGGGGCCTATCACTCGGGAGACGACTGGCGCTCGCCGCGGCGCATCTTCAGTGGCGTCCTGCTCGCCGTGGGCCTCGTGCTCTGGCGAGACCTGTGGCTGCGTGGCATCGCCCCCGTGGTGGTGCACTACTTCACGGCGGTGGTGGGCCTGGGCGCCTCCGTCATGCTGACCCGCTTCCTGTTGGATCGGATCATCGCCCGGCTGATCCGCATGCCCGCCTTCCACTCTCCCGCGGAGCGGGTGATGTTGGTGGGGGATCCGGACGATCCCTCCTGCCAGCGGGTGCGCGAGCGCCTGGAGCACTTCGGCGTCCTGGAGGTGGTGGGGTGGGTCTCTCCCCACGTGCCCGTCCTCCCCCTCGAGACGCCCCAGGGTCGGAGCGAGGCCGTGCTCGGCTCCGTGGACGACCTCTGGAACGTGCTGCAGCACAACGCCGTGGACACCGTGGTGATGTGCAGCCTGGTGGACGACGAGCAGCTCAAGCTGCTGCTGGAGGCGGTGGTGTCCGCGGGCGTCCGGCTGCTGGCCGTGTCCCGCTATGACCGGCTCGGCTGGGTGCGCCCCTCGCCCATCTCCTACCGCTCGCTGTCCTTCATGGAGCTGACGGTGCCCTCGCTGCGCGCGCAGCAGCTGTGGGTCAAGCGGGGCATGGATCTGCTGTGCGCGGGGCTGGGGTTGTTGCTCATCTCCCCGCTGCTGACGCTCATCGCGATCGCCATCAAGCTGGACTCGCGCGGCCCCGTCTTCTTCGCCCAGGAGCGGGTGGGGCAGGGTGGCCGTACCTTCCGCATGCTCAAGTTCCGCACCATGCGGGTGGGGGCGGACGCGGAGAAGGCGAAGCTGGCCCACCTCAACACCAGCGGCGACGCGCGCCTGTTCAAGATTCCCAATGATCCCCGCGTCACCCGCGTGGGCGCCCTCCTGCGCAAGTGGAGCCTGGACGAGCTGCCCCAGCTCTTCAACGTGATGCGCGGGGAGATGTCGCTGGTGGGGCCGAGGCCCTTCTTCGAGTCGGACCTGGCCAACTACCACGAGCACCACTTCGGCCGGCTGGGGGCCCTTCCGGGCATCACCGGCCTGTGGCAGGTCAGTGGCCGCAGCTCCATCACCGACTTCGAGGAGGTGGTCCGGCTCGACTGCGAGTACATCCACCGCTGGTCGCTCTGGCTGGACCTGGAGATCCTCCTCAAGACGTTGCCGGCCGTGCTGCGGCGCACCGGCGCCTACTGA
- the deoD gene encoding purine-nucleoside phosphorylase: protein MPTPHISAAPGDFADVVLMPGDPLRARYIAQRFLQDAREVTSVRNMLGFTGTNRGRKISVMGHGMGIPSISIYATELIQQYGARVLIRVGSCGALRPDVKLRDVIVALAAGTDSNVNRMRLQGFDFPAVADFSLARLAVEAAERRGKPVRTGSVFTSDLFYGPPHQTYEVHERMGMLAVEMEVAGLYGVAAEFGARALALLTVSDHLRTHEALSPEARQTSFDEMIELALDVAVAQ from the coding sequence ATGCCTACCCCCCACATCTCCGCCGCACCGGGAGACTTCGCCGACGTGGTCCTCATGCCCGGCGACCCGCTGCGTGCCCGCTACATCGCCCAGCGCTTCCTCCAGGACGCGCGCGAGGTCACCTCGGTCCGCAACATGCTCGGCTTCACGGGCACCAACCGCGGCCGGAAGATCTCCGTCATGGGCCATGGAATGGGGATTCCCTCCATCTCCATCTACGCCACCGAGCTCATCCAGCAGTACGGCGCCCGCGTCCTCATCCGCGTGGGCAGCTGCGGCGCCCTGCGCCCGGACGTGAAGCTGCGCGACGTCATCGTCGCGCTCGCCGCCGGTACCGACTCCAACGTGAATCGCATGCGCCTGCAGGGCTTCGACTTCCCCGCCGTGGCGGACTTCTCCCTGGCCCGGCTGGCGGTGGAGGCCGCCGAGCGCCGCGGGAAGCCGGTGCGCACCGGCTCCGTCTTCACCTCGGATCTCTTCTACGGCCCTCCCCACCAGACCTACGAGGTCCACGAGCGCATGGGCATGCTCGCCGTGGAGATGGAGGTGGCCGGCCTGTACGGCGTCGCGGCCGAGTTCGGCGCCCGCGCGCTCGCGCTGCTCACCGTCTCCGACCACCTGCGCACCCACGAGGCGCTCAGCCCCGAGGCCCGACAGACCTCGTTCGACGAGATGATCGAGCTCGCCCTGGACGTGGCCGTCGCTCAGTAG
- a CDS encoding imm11 family protein, which translates to MNHTYYVHGRASNDSHPLLAFVDNGPARHSLHTKRFVEPESTPVRLRLGRPEPRSPIMADHLSLPLPVLTRKVAQVIEALQLPDVQLVPAVVETPTREYPYFILNVWNFIACVDRAASDITEDEDDSRYILGIRHLVLDMKAIDEVPPERRLLFRLAESSSTYVFAQPVVDAILGTSPEGIRFWPVNGWGEGHAFRRGA; encoded by the coding sequence GTGAATCACACCTATTACGTCCACGGCCGCGCCTCCAACGACTCGCATCCTCTTCTCGCCTTCGTCGACAATGGCCCCGCTCGTCATTCGCTGCATACGAAGCGATTCGTGGAGCCGGAATCGACTCCCGTGCGCTTGCGGCTGGGCCGCCCCGAACCCCGCAGCCCCATCATGGCCGACCACCTCTCACTGCCTCTTCCCGTCCTTACCCGGAAGGTGGCCCAGGTCATCGAGGCGTTGCAGCTGCCAGACGTGCAACTGGTACCCGCCGTGGTGGAAACCCCCACGCGCGAGTACCCCTACTTCATCCTCAACGTCTGGAACTTCATCGCCTGCGTGGACAGGGCCGCCTCGGACATCACGGAGGACGAGGACGATTCCCGATACATCCTGGGCATCCGGCACCTGGTACTGGACATGAAGGCCATTGACGAGGTGCCTCCAGAGCGGCGGCTGCTGTTCCGCCTGGCCGAGTCCTCGTCCACCTATGTCTTCGCCCAACCGGTGGTGGATGCCATCCTGGGCACGTCGCCCGAGGGCATCCGCTTCTGGCCCGTCAACGGCTGGGGCGAGGGCCACGCCTTCCGCCGGGGTGCCTGA
- a CDS encoding AHH domain-containing protein yields MPVVIRGHRVRFETGGSAPELPRWKPPPDPCPHCGEDKQTHPGMEGGGTSVDSSIALARNILRDTSREQHPWYTGVFSLAAHHLICGEAMDDEFWPEVCSWFSYNINHANNGVMLPHDMELACQLGVPVHRGSHKAGHADEPSLSYPDGVKCKLRELEERVRSGEFCMNPGRVRALLDRLSRDILREVSAFRWTLTWDGEDYGPGGAGCGGVKSLRAKKEADEQNKNPYCPHQRRHGLRHAQTNKELPPHDMPLELGK; encoded by the coding sequence ATGCCCGTCGTCATCCGCGGACACCGCGTCCGCTTCGAGACGGGAGGCTCCGCGCCCGAGCTGCCTCGATGGAAGCCGCCACCGGACCCGTGCCCACACTGCGGCGAGGACAAGCAGACGCATCCGGGAATGGAGGGTGGAGGCACCTCCGTGGACTCGAGCATCGCGCTGGCTCGAAACATCCTCCGGGACACCTCGCGAGAGCAGCACCCCTGGTACACCGGCGTCTTCTCCCTGGCCGCCCACCACCTCATCTGCGGCGAGGCCATGGACGATGAGTTCTGGCCGGAGGTGTGCTCGTGGTTCTCCTACAACATCAACCACGCGAACAACGGCGTCATGCTGCCGCACGACATGGAACTGGCGTGCCAGCTGGGCGTTCCTGTGCACCGGGGCAGCCACAAGGCGGGCCATGCCGACGAGCCGAGCCTCTCGTATCCCGACGGCGTCAAGTGCAAGCTGCGAGAGCTGGAAGAGAGAGTCCGTTCCGGGGAATTCTGCATGAATCCCGGCAGGGTGCGCGCGCTGCTCGACAGGCTGAGCCGGGACATCTTGCGAGAAGTGAGCGCGTTCCGCTGGACGCTGACGTGGGATGGCGAGGACTACGGGCCGGGAGGTGCTGGTTGCGGCGGGGTGAAGTCTCTGCGCGCCAAGAAGGAGGCGGACGAGCAGAACAAGAACCCCTACTGCCCACACCAGCGACGTCATGGGCTGCGACATGCGCAGACGAACAAGGAGCTACCGCCTCACGACATGCCCCTGGAGCTCGGAAAGTGA